From Cervus canadensis isolate Bull #8, Minnesota chromosome 28, ASM1932006v1, whole genome shotgun sequence, one genomic window encodes:
- the PRPH2 gene encoding peripherin-2 → MALLKVKFDQKKRVKLAQGLWLMNWFSVLAGIIIFGLGLFLKIELRKRSDVMNNSESHFVPNSLIGVGVLSCVFNSLAGKICYDALDPAKYAKWKPWLKPYLAVCVLFNVTLFLVALCCFLLRGSLESTLAHGLKNGMKFYRDTDTPGRCFMKKTIDMLQIEFKCCGNNGFRDWFEIQWISNRYLDFSSKEVKDRIKSNVDGRYLVDGVPFSCCNPNSPRPCIQYQLTNNSAHYSYDHQTEELNLWLRGCRAALLSYYSNLMNTIGAVTLLVWLFEATVTVGLRYLHTALEGMANPEDPECESEGWLLEKSVPETWKAFLESVKKLGQGNQVEAEGEDAGQAPAAG, encoded by the exons ATGGCGCTGCTGAAAGTCAAGTTTGACCAGAAGAAGCGGGTCAAGTTGGCCCAAGGGCTCTGGCTCATGAACTGGTTCTCCGTGTTGGCTGGCATCATCATCTTCGGCTTAGGGCTGTTCCTAAAGATTGAACTCCGGAAGAGAAGCGATGTGATGAACAATTCTGAGAGCCATTTTGTGCCCAATTCCTTGATCGGGGTGGGGGTGCTATCCTGTGTCTTCAATTCTCTGGCTGGCAAGATCTGTTATGACGCCCTGGACCCTGCCAAGTACGCCAAGTGGAAGCCCTGGCTGAAGCCGTACCTGGCCGTGTGTGTCCTCTTCAACGTGACCCTCTTCCTGGTGGCCCTCTGCTGCTTCCTCCTGCGGGGCTCGCTGGAGAGCACGCTGGCCCATGGGCTCAAGAATGGCATGAAGTTCTACCGGGACACGGACACCCCGGGCCGGTGTTTCATGAAGAAGACCATCGACATGCTGCAGATTGAGTTCAAGTGCTGTGGCAACAACGGCTTTCGGGACTGGTTTGAGATTCAATGGATCAGCAACCGCTATCTGGATTTTTCCTCCAAAGAAGTCAAAGA TCGCATCAAGAGCAACGTGGATGGGCGGTACCTGGTGGACGGCGTCCCCTTCAGCTGCTGCAACCCCAACTCACCGCGGCCCTGCATCCAGTACCAGCTCACCAACAACTCTGCGCACTACAGCTATGACCACCAGACGGAAGAGCTCAACCTGTGGCTGCGTGGCTGCAGGGCCGCCCTGCTGAGCTACTACAGCAACCTCATGAACACCATAGGCGCTGTGACCCtccttgtctggctctttgag GCGACCGTCACCGTTGGGCTGCGCTACCTGCACACGGCGCTGGAAGGCATGGCCAACCCCGAGGACCCTGAGTGCGAGAGTGAGGGCTGGCTTCTGGAGAAGAGCGTGCCGGAGACCTGGAAGGCCTTTCTGGAGAGCGTGAAGAAGCTGGGCCAGGGTAACCAGGTGGAAGCCGAGGGCGAGGACGCAGGCCAGGCCCCGGCAGCAGGCTGA